The window GTAATTCCATTCCCAATCAATCGAGCTGAACCGTTTAATTCAGCGTTCGTCAGCCATTCCTTTTCATTCTCGTGTACATAGAGTGGCACTCCCCACTCTGCACGCACCTCATCTGCCGCACCGATATGATCAAAATGAGCATGTGTCAGTAAGACAGCAAGCGGTGTGAGCTGTTTTTCTTTTATATAGGAAATCAGCTTTTGTGCTTCACCGCCTGGATCAAAGATTAAGCATTCTCCGTGCTCATTTTTCCAAATATACGCATTCGCTTGTACATAGCCTAGTGGCATTCTTCTCCAATTCATTTTCATCACCTACTTTATTCATTCTTTTTTATTATGAAGGCTACACAATAAAAATTCAAACAATCGTCAACTGGAATCTACTCGACAAGCTTTATGAAAACGGTTAAAATGAAAAGAAAGGAAATCAAGGGGATTGATGACAAAGGGGGACTTTCACATGATGCTCGTCATTATTTTTGGTCTAGTCACGATTTTAGCTGCACTCGGGATCTATCGCTCACTTAAAAAAGTGAACGTACTTGCGATCGCTTTTGCTGGCGCGACATTTTTGGTTTTTGGATGGTTTACTGTCATGACCATCATCTATAGCGGTTATCCAACCGCACATTAAAAGCCTGCAATAGCAGGCTTTTTTTATTGATTCAAGTGCTTATTCACGCTTTCTATTTTACTTGTAAGCGTTGTGGTTTGATCCCGCCTGTCATCAATGCGGATATTGGTGGCTACGCGGTGCAATCCCTTTTCAAAAGGTGCTTCATGAATGCGCTGAATGACTTCAAATAAAACAGATAATTCACCTTCAATTAACGTATTCATTGGTGTTAATTGATAATTAATTTTCCCTTCTTTTTGAAAGCCTTCTAAAATTCTTTGTACATCTGCTACATAAGCACTGACACTTGGTGTTTCAGTACCTATTGGAATGATGGTCACATCTGCTATGGCCATGTTTCTTGCCCCTTTCCATTGAATCCTCATGTTTTCTCGTCCTCATTGTAACCTATTCACAATCAATCATGCCATGCTCACGTTGCATTTAAAGAAGGTTTGTCTCGTTCTATCGTCAAATCCGCCCTTTCTACCTTCCCAATCTTTGTGAATAGAAGCAGGCATATCCCTGACACAGCTTCAATGATGCCGCCAGCCGCAATGACATACCCAGACCCAAATAGTGTCGCCATATAGCCGCCAATGAGAGCGCCTAACGGAATCATGAAGAAGGAGATCATGTTGATAATCGCATACACTTGCGGCTGATCCTCTGCTTTTACTGACAATTGAATCATTGTATGTTCAGGCACGTTGACTGCACTAATGGCAGCCCCTAAAGCAAAGGCTGATATAAACACAAGTGGTAAAAATGCGTTCATGCCTGTGATGAAGAACGAGATTCCATCAACGATCCCGGCACCTATAAACAGCAGCCCATACCGGTTCACTTTTACCTTTGTCAAAACAAACCCCATCAAGAAGGCACCTAGTGCCGTTGTGACTTTAATAAATGAATAGATAACTGGTCCACTATGTAAATCCTCTGTTAAATAAATAACAGACAATGCTTCCCATGGTGCTGCAGCGAAGTTTGAACAGACACAAAAAATCGCCAATGGAAACAAAATATGATGCCTTTTAACAAGTGAAAATCCCCGAATTAATCTTTTTCCATATGATAACCCTTTTTTGGCTTTATCGATGATGACTTCTGTTTCATATGTAATGATTAATACCAATAAAGCGGACAAGAGATAAAGAGGAATGATCACAAGCATTGTATATCCTACCCCTACAAATGCAATCATGACACCACAAATCGTTACCGTCACAAGCCTGACCACATGACTTGCTGATTGGATGGTTGCATTCGCTTTTTGTATGAGGTCCTCATGGACAAGCTTTGGAATAATTGATACGGACGCCGGTTCGTAGGAGCCACCAGTCGCCGAATGAAGCAGCATACAGCCAATCACAAGTGCTAATGGCGTGAAATCATAAAAGTAACTGACCACGATCACAAGGATTATCGCTCCTCTTGTTAAATCAGCAAAACACATCCAAAATTTCAATTGATGCGGCTTCATCATTGGGGTAATCAGCGGCCCAACAATGGCTTGCGGAACAAAGCTGACCGCAATAAAAAAAGCTGTTCCAATTGCCCCTTTCCCGCCTAGTACTAAAAGCCACAAGATGGTGTTGAAAGATAAACTATCAGCTGTTATTTTGCACATTTTAGAAATAAATAAGTAAGTGAAATTCCTTTTCCACAGGCTTTGAGCACTCAATGTTCGACATCTCCCTAAAACATATCCTTTTTTTTACATCCGTACTTTTCACAATAGCTCACAAGGCGGCCTCCGTCAATTGCTCTAACATTATTTTTATTGACAATAAGAAATTGATTCACGTTCAAATGTAAAAAGCACCTGACAGGTGCTTTTTAACACTTACATGCTTCCCATAACAGCCGCTTTGTTTTCTCATAGATGGTGTCAAATTGATTCATGGAAAGAGGATTTTTTCCTAGACCAAGCTCGACTGTATAGCCCTCATTGTGAAATTGATAAATAAACCAATCGCGATAGCCTGCATAGCTGTCAAGATATTGAACCGGTTTATAGCCGCTTACTTGCTCGAATCGTTTGACCGTTTCTTTTGAGATGGCAGGTTCGTGGCCAAGAAAGCCCCAGTATATCTCTTCTCCTTGTGTATGGAGAGCGATCAGCCGGTCAAAGCGTTTTCGTAACGCTAGATTTGCCATCGCTTTCGCTTCTGGTTCTGTTAACGGCTCGCGCCCTGGAAAATCCCGATAGGCCGGTGCCTTAGGCTGATGACGATAGTATTCGATCTCCCAATAAGCAGGAAATTGATTGTTCAAATCCACACCTCGTATATTTGCTTTCCACTCCTGATAATCAGCATATCCACCATGTAGCGATGTGAATTCTTCACTGCTGAGACCTAGTGACTCAGGTCCATTCCGAACGAGGTCTACGCCATCTGGATTCACCATTGGCACGATGGAGAGAGCTGTGGTTCGCAGAATATGAACGGCTTCATGATGTCTTGCTTGCACAGGATCAGATGCAGCCAAACACAGCGATTTCAGCCATTTTATTAAAACAGACGTCGTGATCCATTCATTTGCATGAAAAGAGGCATTCAAATGAATAGAATGTAAATGCTGAACAGGCTCTGTTCGGATTTCATAAATAGGTGTATCAAGCACTGAATGACCTATTATGCTGATTTGAAGAAAAGGAAATGCGGCTTTCAAGCGGCTCAGCTCTTCTTCTAATTGAGCACTATCATATTCAAAGGTTCCATTGATCCAATCATCGGATTGCTGCAGGCTGTAAGGCGCAATAAATTTCTGCAGCTCACCTATGGAAGAAAATGAATGGATGCCTTCCGGAAGTCTATATCCCGGTAAAAGAAGGTGATCAGTGCTTGTTTGATTGGATAAATGAAAAGCCGCATTCCCTATCCCTAACTGTTTTGCCACATTATCCTTTCCCGCTTCATCCAGCTGCCATTCAATTTTCCCAAACGACGTTGTCTTCATTTACATCCCTCCTCTCATACTATATGAGCCGGCAGACAAAAAAAGAAAACCTCTGCATCTAAAAATAGCAGAGGTTTTCTCATATGTTAGGACGCCTTTTTCAGCTTCGTTTCATCTTCTTTTTTGGATGGAGAATGGTCCGGGCTGTTCCGGTCATAAAATCTAAGGAGATCACCGTAGATGATTTGATCAGAGAATTGGAGCTCTTGCTTTGCCTTCTCTTCATAAGACTGACAAACGGTCTCATCTTCTCTTGGCTCACCCGTTTCTTTATTGTAGCAAACTCCATCTGTGAAAACACTGTCCTTCGTAATAAAGCTGCCATCACGAAGCACGGTAAAGTCATTCTTATCTTTTGATAAAAGATCATGACCAAATTGAATCTGTTTACTTGTATCAATTCCTAAAAGATTGAGTATAGTTGGACGGATATCGACTTGACCGCCTACCGTGTTAATTTCTTTTGGATGTTGATCTGTGATCCCTGGAATGTGTACAACAAACGGGACTTTTTGAAGCTGCACTTCTTCAAATGGCGTAATCTCTTTATTTAAAAATTGTCCCATTGCTTCGTTATGGTTTTCTGAAATTCCATAGTGATCCCCATATAAAACAAAGATGGAATTTTCGTACAAACCTGTTTCCTTCATCTTTTCAAAGAAAATCTTCAGCGCCTCATCTTGATAACGCACTGTAGGAAAGAACTTGTTTAACGTTTTGCTCTTAGAATCATATTCATCAATGAGCTTATCTTCTTCATCTAGATCAAATGGAAAGTGATTCGTTAATGTAATCAATCTCGTATAGAAAGGCTGCGGGATCGATTTCATCAATTCCGCTGACTGTTCAAAGAACGGACCATCTTTCAAGCCCCAGCCAACTGAGTTCTCTTCATTCACATCAAATGATTTAATATCAAAAAACTTATCGTAGCCGAAGCTATCGTAGATCAGGTCACGATTCCAGAAACTTTTGTTATTCGCATGAATAACAGAAGAGTGATACCCCTCATCCTTTAACAACTCAGGTGTGGCTGTATACTCATTGCTTGGGTTTGTGAAGAACACAGCCCCTCTTCCAAGTGGATAGAGAGAGTTATCAACAATAAACTCTGAGTCCGATGTTTTCCCTTGACCTGTTTGATGATAGAAATTAGTAAAGTTGTAGCTTTTCTTGATTAGTTTGTTTAAAAATGGGGTAATTTCTTTCCCATTTAATTTTTCATTGACCACAAAGCTCTGAGTAGACTCTAGGGAGACAAGAATGACATTTCGCCCTTTCGCTTGACCAAACGTCTTTTCATTACGGTCGGTTTGATTTGCGCTTACATAGTTTTCAATTTCCGTTAAGCTATTACTGTCAGCAAGGGCTCGTTGAGCAGACTGCTTCGATTGCAACACTCCATCATAAATATGGAAATTATATAAGCTAATATTTTTCACCAGCATCTCACGGTCAAATGAGCGAGTGAGCAGTTCTGGTCTTTCTGTTTCAGCCAAACCAAGGTTAAAGAAGAAAGTGGCTGCCACAAATAAATAATAAGCTGCTCGTTCTTTTCGTGAAATGGTGACATCCGTTCTAAAGGAAGGCTGCTTTTTATAGAGCCACATTAAAATCATAATATCAACGAACATCAGAAAATCGACTGGTTCAATTAAAGAGGTAATACTTGACCCGAGGTCACCCATATTGTTTGTTTGAAATAGGACGGGGATGGTTAGAAAGTCACTATAGAATCGATAAAACACAATGTTAGCTAACAAAATGAATGTCAGGATAAAGCTCATCACGATGATATATCGATTGCGATTTTTTTCTTTCATAAATAAACCGATACCGAAGATAAACAAGAGAAAGCTAAGCGGATTAATAAACAGGATAAACTCCTGCATGAAATTTTCTATTTTAATATTAAAGCTAGATTTATAGATAACATAGGTTTTGACCCACATTAACAATGTCGCAATCAGTAAAAATGAAATCGCCTTTAATCTTTTCTTTCGCATTGTAACCTCCTTATGCTCTAAGCATGCACTCAAGTTAGGGAATACCCTAATTATTGGTGCTTCTTCAAAAATAACTAAACTATATCTTATCCTGTATGTGCTGGAAAATCAATGTCTTTTTCCTCATGACAAACTTATGAATATGCTAAACATTTCATTTCATGCCCATCTATCGCTTTTTTTAATAAAAATGACATCATGATGACTTTTTTGTTTAAGACAGCCATTTGTTTTTTGCCATCCATGCACCACCGATGACTCCTGCATCGTTTCCGAGTGAAGCAATCACGACTTCGACATCATCAGCGCAAGGCGGAAATGCGTGATGTTTAACAACGCGCTCTACTTTACTGCGAAGAAGCTCCCCTGCTTTTGAAACACCGCCGCCAATCACGATTTTTGTTGGGTTTAACGCACTGGCAAGATTCGCTAAGACTAGTCCAAGATGAGTCGTCACTTCTTCTACGACACGAATGGCAAGATCATCTCCACTTTCAGCAGCCCTAAACACATCCTTTGCAGACAGCGAAGTGAGCGTGCCAAGTGAAGATGTATGCTGCTCCCTTTCTAATTTATCCTTTGCAAGCCGAACGATGCCAGTCGCAGATGCAATGGTTTCAATACAGCCTGTTCTTCCGCAGTTACACGGTGCTCCTTGGAATGGAACGGCACAAATATGGCCAATTTCTCCGCCAGCCCCAGTCTCACCTTGAACAACTTCACCATTTACAATAATACCGCCGCCAACACCCGTGCCAAGTGTGACCATCAGGATATTTTTTGCGCCATCTCCTGCACCCTTCCACATTTCACCGAGTGCAGCAATATTCGCATCATTTTCTATGACAGATGGAAGTCCTGTCTCTGCCTCCAGGTGATCTTTGAGTGGATAGTTTGTCCAGCCGAGATTCGTTGTTTTATAGACAATCCCAGATACTTTATCTACAGGCCCAGGTGCACCCATTCCAATCCCAATAAGCGCTGATTTTGGCATACTGATTTCGATCAGTTTGTGGTCAATTGATTTGGCAATATCGACTGTGATCGTCTGCCCTGATTTATCCGTAGGAATCTCCCACTTATGCTGAATTTCACCATATAGATTAATGAACGCAAGCTTAATTGTCGTACCGCCAAGATCAACTCCTACAAACCAATCCCCTGTCATATGCCCTCCACCTTCACATTGTTTTTCGATTTAATTTGGCTAGTTCCATTTGAAGAATAGTCATTGCGTTTGACCATTCGGTCCGGTCAATAATGCCCGATGCATACATTTCCTTCAGTTCATCTGCCATAAATTCTAATTCCACTTCACGATCTCCGAAATACACATAATTTCCAAATCTCATGAGCAGCTGCTGTACATCATATAACGTTTTCATTATTTCCACCATTTCTTCTCATCAACGGATAGGATAAGCGTATTCATAAATGCGCTTTCAGTCAAGTCATTCAATGTGTTTGCGTGCTTTCAATATATTGTTTCAGTTTTAAAAATTGATCATTTTTTGGATCTTGGTCTAACCCTTTCTCGATTAGATCCTCCGCTTTCGCTGTCTCTCCTTTTTCTACGTACAACAACGATAAATGATACAGTTTATTTGGATCATCAGGATCTTTTTTAAGCGACTTTTGTAAAAATTCAATCGCTTTGTCAAGGTGGCCGAGCTGCGCTTCCGATAGTGCATATATATGGAGAGCATCAGCTGATGCATCCTTTTGGTGTACATATTCCTCTAATCGTTTACTTGCTTCGTTATAGTTCTTCTCATCAAATAGACTTGCTGCCTCACTTACTGCCGCCGCTTCCTTTTGATCGTCTGGATGAAACCCTGTATACAGTCCAAAACCGCCAATCAACAGCAGAACAGCACTAGCAAGAAACATTTTGACAGGCTGCACCTGTTTAGGGAGCCGGACAGCTAAAGCGGCTAAAAAACCGCCAACCAGACCGCCAAGGTGCCCTGCGTTATCAATACCTGATACGGTGAAGCCTATCCCTAAATTGATAAGGATGATCACAATAATATTTGTCCCCATCGTTCGAAAGAATAGCTTGCGGTTAGAAATTGCTAAATATAATAGCGCACCTAAGCAGCCAAAGATCGCACCTGATGCACCGGCTGCGATGGCCGTATTAAAGACAAAGCTCGCAATGGAGCCAAAAATGCCGGAAATGAAATAGATGAGCAAAAATCTCCATGAGCCATAAATTCTCTCAACAGCCGCTCCGACAGACCAAAGAGCAAATGTATTAAAGAGTAAGTGCGTCAAGCCAATGTGCAAAAACATTGGTGTAATCAGGCGCCACCATTCTCCATCTAAGATCAGCCCATTATTTTTAGCACCAAACGCTGTTAAAGTTGCCGTATTGGTACTTCCGCCAGATAGTTCAAGCAAAAGAAACATCACCACTTGAACAGCGATGAGCAAGTAGGTGAAAATCGGTCTGCCATTTTGAAAAACGGCCCGTTCTCGTTCACGCTGCTTTTCCTGATCATCAAATGCCTGAAGTACGTTCACTTTAAGCCGCATGACATCTTCAGCTGTGTCTCTCTTCGCCTCTTCTACATCCACTGTCAGCGAGGTGTTCAGCCATTTTTGCAGCTCGTTTACGTCGTGTTGAAGAGTGTCTTCATTCAGTAATACAGGTGTAACCGTCACCTTTTGTTTTTTTTGCGGCTGACCGTTTAAGTCTTCCCAATCATCTACAGGATTGTCAGCTGTAAATTGGAGCTGCAAGAGATGAAGAGACCGTTTACGCATCGCCTCTCTCAGCTGATTCATCCGATACGTCTGCTCTTCGATATCTCGAACGATCTCCTGTCTAAAATTCACATCTTTTCTATATAGACGGATGAGATCATACCCTGAGTTTCGTGGTGCTTCAAAAAATATTTCATCTTCTGGATACGGACTTTGAATCATCTCGTACCCTTTTTGTCTTAATTCATCAACAACTCGCCAAAATAGACTATCTATGACATTCATTCATTCGCGCTCCATTTTTTACATTATTATAACAAGAATCGTTCTTATCCGCATTTCTGAACAAAAAAAATCCCGGCTTCTGCGGGATTAGAATGCTTGGCGAATAAATTTCGTCCGAAAATATGGGATTTTCATCAGCCACTTAATAAAAAAGTGACGCACTTGATTTTGACCTAAGATCAAATTCATCAGCCGATAACGATTTTGCACGAGAACGAATGCAAACAATGTGAACACAACGCTCCAAATCATTTTATTCATCATATTCCCTCCTATGTTCGTATCGTGGCTTAAATAGGATTTGTTTATGCATGAACCATCATTTTTATCACTTTCAATGGTTCTTTTCATTAGCCGGCTTTCACAATCTAATCCCTTGTTCTTTTGATTGAATATAATAGACCTCTTCACACTCTGATTGATCATAAGAAACGTCATTATTCACTTCCTCCCACATATTACGGAAGTATCTTTTCTTTCCACGAAATTTTTTCAAAACGGACCTCCTAGCAAAATGCCATTACATGCTGGTTTTTAATCAATGTGAAATCATATTGCGTTTCACCCTACCGTACCTGCAACTCTGATGAAACGATCTCAACACAAAAAGCCCGATCTTTGGACAATCAGCGGACTTTTACTTTTGATATAACGTACCTTTTTCACTGACAATCATAGACACCGGTATGTCGTGTGCTTCAGCCGGCACATGCTCGATTTGCTGTAACGACAGACAAAGGGCAATGGTTACGCCGTGGTAGTCAGCTAAGTAGCGGTCATAATAGCCGCCACCAAATCCAATCCGGTAGCCTTTTTGATCGAAGCATACCCCAGGCACGATGATTAAATCAATGGCTTCTTTATGTACAGCTGCCGACGCCCGTGGGTCTGGCTCCAATAGCCCAAAGTAGCTGGATGTCATCTTTGTTTCGGGTGTATATTCATAAAACATCATCTCTTTTGTTTCCGGAAAACAGGTGGGTATACATACTGTTTTTCCTTCTTCCCACGCTTTTTCA is drawn from Bacillus pumilus and contains these coding sequences:
- a CDS encoding ROK family glucokinase, which codes for MTGDWFVGVDLGGTTIKLAFINLYGEIQHKWEIPTDKSGQTITVDIAKSIDHKLIEISMPKSALIGIGMGAPGPVDKVSGIVYKTTNLGWTNYPLKDHLEAETGLPSVIENDANIAALGEMWKGAGDGAKNILMVTLGTGVGGGIIVNGEVVQGETGAGGEIGHICAVPFQGAPCNCGRTGCIETIASATGIVRLAKDKLEREQHTSSLGTLTSLSAKDVFRAAESGDDLAIRVVEEVTTHLGLVLANLASALNPTKIVIGGGVSKAGELLRSKVERVVKHHAFPPCADDVEVVIASLGNDAGVIGGAWMAKNKWLS
- a CDS encoding 5-formyltetrahydrofolate cyclo-ligase; amino-acid sequence: MKKELRLQTLAKLDQISAEEFECSTALLHEHLLQLPAWKQAKTIALTMSRGKEIPTMPLIEKAWEEGKTVCIPTCFPETKEMMFYEYTPETKMTSSYFGLLEPDPRASAAVHKEAIDLIIVPGVCFDQKGYRIGFGGGYYDRYLADYHGVTIALCLSLQQIEHVPAEAHDIPVSMIVSEKGTLYQK
- a CDS encoding MTH1187 family thiamine-binding protein; translated protein: MAIADVTIIPIGTETPSVSAYVADVQRILEGFQKEGKINYQLTPMNTLIEGELSVLFEVIQRIHEAPFEKGLHRVATNIRIDDRRDQTTTLTSKIESVNKHLNQ
- a CDS encoding LTA synthase family protein, giving the protein MRKKRLKAISFLLIATLLMWVKTYVIYKSSFNIKIENFMQEFILFINPLSFLLFIFGIGLFMKEKNRNRYIIVMSFILTFILLANIVFYRFYSDFLTIPVLFQTNNMGDLGSSITSLIEPVDFLMFVDIMILMWLYKKQPSFRTDVTISRKERAAYYLFVAATFFFNLGLAETERPELLTRSFDREMLVKNISLYNFHIYDGVLQSKQSAQRALADSNSLTEIENYVSANQTDRNEKTFGQAKGRNVILVSLESTQSFVVNEKLNGKEITPFLNKLIKKSYNFTNFYHQTGQGKTSDSEFIVDNSLYPLGRGAVFFTNPSNEYTATPELLKDEGYHSSVIHANNKSFWNRDLIYDSFGYDKFFDIKSFDVNEENSVGWGLKDGPFFEQSAELMKSIPQPFYTRLITLTNHFPFDLDEEDKLIDEYDSKSKTLNKFFPTVRYQDEALKIFFEKMKETGLYENSIFVLYGDHYGISENHNEAMGQFLNKEITPFEEVQLQKVPFVVHIPGITDQHPKEINTVGGQVDIRPTILNLLGIDTSKQIQFGHDLLSKDKNDFTVLRDGSFITKDSVFTDGVCYNKETGEPREDETVCQSYEEKAKQELQFSDQIIYGDLLRFYDRNSPDHSPSKKEDETKLKKAS
- a CDS encoding MFS transporter produces the protein MSAQSLWKRNFTYLFISKMCKITADSLSFNTILWLLVLGGKGAIGTAFFIAVSFVPQAIVGPLITPMMKPHQLKFWMCFADLTRGAIILVIVVSYFYDFTPLALVIGCMLLHSATGGSYEPASVSIIPKLVHEDLIQKANATIQSASHVVRLVTVTICGVMIAFVGVGYTMLVIIPLYLLSALLVLIITYETEVIIDKAKKGLSYGKRLIRGFSLVKRHHILFPLAIFCVCSNFAAAPWEALSVIYLTEDLHSGPVIYSFIKVTTALGAFLMGFVLTKVKVNRYGLLFIGAGIVDGISFFITGMNAFLPLVFISAFALGAAISAVNVPEHTMIQLSVKAEDQPQVYAIINMISFFMIPLGALIGGYMATLFGSGYVIAAGGIIEAVSGICLLLFTKIGKVERADLTIERDKPSLNAT
- a CDS encoding YqgQ family protein gives rise to the protein MKTLYDVQQLLMRFGNYVYFGDREVELEFMADELKEMYASGIIDRTEWSNAMTILQMELAKLNRKTM
- a CDS encoding rhomboid family intramembrane serine protease, coding for MNVIDSLFWRVVDELRQKGYEMIQSPYPEDEIFFEAPRNSGYDLIRLYRKDVNFRQEIVRDIEEQTYRMNQLREAMRKRSLHLLQLQFTADNPVDDWEDLNGQPQKKQKVTVTPVLLNEDTLQHDVNELQKWLNTSLTVDVEEAKRDTAEDVMRLKVNVLQAFDDQEKQRERERAVFQNGRPIFTYLLIAVQVVMFLLLELSGGSTNTATLTAFGAKNNGLILDGEWWRLITPMFLHIGLTHLLFNTFALWSVGAAVERIYGSWRFLLIYFISGIFGSIASFVFNTAIAAGASGAIFGCLGALLYLAISNRKLFFRTMGTNIIVIILINLGIGFTVSGIDNAGHLGGLVGGFLAALAVRLPKQVQPVKMFLASAVLLLIGGFGLYTGFHPDDQKEAAAVSEAASLFDEKNYNEASKRLEEYVHQKDASADALHIYALSEAQLGHLDKAIEFLQKSLKKDPDDPNKLYHLSLLYVEKGETAKAEDLIEKGLDQDPKNDQFLKLKQYIESTQTH
- a CDS encoding DUF2759 domain-containing protein is translated as MMLVIIFGLVTILAALGIYRSLKKVNVLAIAFAGATFLVFGWFTVMTIIYSGYPTAH
- a CDS encoding M14 family metallocarboxypeptidase, producing MKTTSFGKIEWQLDEAGKDNVAKQLGIGNAAFHLSNQTSTDHLLLPGYRLPEGIHSFSSIGELQKFIAPYSLQQSDDWINGTFEYDSAQLEEELSRLKAAFPFLQISIIGHSVLDTPIYEIRTEPVQHLHSIHLNASFHANEWITTSVLIKWLKSLCLAASDPVQARHHEAVHILRTTALSIVPMVNPDGVDLVRNGPESLGLSSEEFTSLHGGYADYQEWKANIRGVDLNNQFPAYWEIEYYRHQPKAPAYRDFPGREPLTEPEAKAMANLALRKRFDRLIALHTQGEEIYWGFLGHEPAISKETVKRFEQVSGYKPVQYLDSYAGYRDWFIYQFHNEGYTVELGLGKNPLSMNQFDTIYEKTKRLLWEACKC